Within Rissa tridactyla isolate bRisTri1 chromosome 4, bRisTri1.patW.cur.20221130, whole genome shotgun sequence, the genomic segment GGATAAGCTGCTGTATTACAAAATTGAAGGAGGCAAGAAGGAGCCTCATCCAAAGGGCAGGATCCTTCTGGATGGCTGCACTATTACTTGTCCATGCCTGGAATATGAAAACAGACCGGTACGACTGGAAAAATGTATCCCTTCTCAATGACACTCACTTTTTAACTTCTCCCTAGTCTTTTCCTCACCCCCTGAGTTCTTTGATTACTGCAACCATATTGCCAGGGTGTTTCCAGAATTAAGCGTAGCCAAAAGCAAGCTGCCATTAGCAGTGTAAGCTGGACAAGCAATGAACTCCCTCATTGTGTCTCTCCTGTTCCCTGTGCCTAAATCTGAGTCACAGCCACtaacaaaagaaaccaaaccaaaacaataaaaaacaaccaagcaaacaagcaaaaaaaccccaaacaaactccacacacacacagtggGAAGAATAAATGTAAATGCATCAGCCCAACAGTGTGTGGAGCGAGGACAGGGACAGCTCAATAAGATCTGAGGAGGATGGGAAACTGGGAAACTTATCTATGGTAGTTGCCTTAAACCCTCGCTGTATCCATAGGACACTCctgggcagccaggacagacgccCTTTTCCTTTGCCGATGGGACTTTGCTGCTGTGGAAAGTTTCCAGCAAGAAGGGTCTGGAAGGGAAAGTGCCTCTGGCGCTTCTCCGCTCAGCCGTGGGTAGCGGCAATGCAGACTTCCTCTGAGCGGGGACAGAAAGGAAATGACTGTGTCAATTGCTGACTATTTTGGTACTTCTTATGGCAGAGCGAGCCTAGGGAGAGTTTGTAGTTGTTGAAACTAGAGAACCGTATGTGGAAAGCTCCATAGTCAGCAGCACGCTTCTATGCAGTCCAGGATCTGGGTGGTCTCCGAGTACCACAAGCTCCACGCATGCAAACCATGCTTGGCACCGAAAACCCTGGGATTTGGGgtaggggggaagaaaaaaaaaaacccagagttcTGCCCACCATCCTTCTCGCCAAGAATTGCTCTGTACTGCTCAGGTGGGATGCCATATCAGGCTTATCTGTGTCACTTGGGCCAGTGCTAAAAGAAGTAAAACGCAAGTAGAGGACAATAGCTAAATGATGTTATTGCTTTGCACTTCTTTCTTCACAGCTACTCATCAAACTTAAGACAAAAACCAACACAGACTATTTCCTTGAATGTTGCTCCAGGGAGGAGCGAGACTCTTGGGCTTTGGACATCACTGGAGCTATTCATGCTGGTCACCCAGTACAGGTACAAGAGCTTCACAAAATGAAGAACTCCTTCAAACTACTAGAGAATATCAGTCTCCAGTAAGTGTATACGGTTTCTCCTTCTCCTATTGCTGTAGTCTGCAAAACGCCTGAACTGATGGATGGGAAGGGTCGAGGGAAGCTCCTCTGCACAGATCCGCTCCCATGTGGTCAGGAGCCTCTAAACTGGCTACTCTGCCCAGGTTTGCACACGCTTTTGCCAGGGCACAGGAATGCACCTTTTTGTCACCAACATTTTttgggggaaggcggggggagtGTATGTGGATTCTTCACAAGCACCAAGAACCTCACTGCTGGCTTGAAGACCTTCCTAGTCAGCTGCAGAGGTTCTCATTGGGGAGATGCATTACCTCAGAAGATGTGATGTCAGGGAAAGATTGAGCAATGACATTGTTCATGCTGCGTTGATGAGCTTTCAAAGCTGACAGCCAGAATCCAGGCTAGGATTTTTAGGGTGCATCATATTAaacaagaggaaacagagaaCTTAATAAGAAGTAGAAAGATTGTGTGAATTAGATTTGTGTTGAGAAGGTAAATGGAGGCTGACTATAACTTCGTTTGAAGTGCTTTAAATGGAAGGGTACTTAGTGAGGCATCCTGTTTAATGCTGCTATTGGGAGAATAAAGCTTTCCTACATCGTACGTAGGATGAAACTTATAGGAGAGTATGTTGGTAATCATTAGGACTGACAGGCAAGTATGTGACAGTTTCTGCCTGTGCTTCTATTCTAGTAATGTTGTCCCGTGTTCTCTTTTACAGTCACATAGTGGAGAAAATGTGTGACAACAGTACTGGAATTAAGCTGACCCGCAACTTGGAGCAAGGCAACAGATACAAAGAGACCTTCACAGGTACACCTGCCGTGGGCAAAGAGCTTCCTCGCATCTGACGTGCCACACTGCAGTGACAAGGGAGCTACTGTACTGCCTTCATGGTGGAATCAGTTGTGGCCCAGTGGCAAGTACTGGTGCAGCCAAGTTCTCTGACACCTTTCTCTTTGGATACATGGAAGCACACGTAGGACCCCACACTTTTGGTCAACCTTGCACTTCATTGACAGTTTTTGTGATGGtgccaaaatatttcagcaaatgaAGGCCTGTGTGGCAGGAGACCATCTGTCTCACCTTGGAAGAGCACCTTGCCTTGGTATGAGAGCTGCCTTTCTCCCTGCAGGTTCTGCCCTGGTGGACTGGCTCATCTCCCATAGCTTTGCTGTGTCACGATTCGAGGCCGTCACCTTGGCATCCATGCTGATGGAGGAGAACTTCATCAAACCCGTGGGAGCCCGCAGCACTGAGGCCATGCGCTTCAGTGACCTCTCTGAGCAGTTCCTTGATGACTCCACCGCACTGTACATGTTTGTAAGTGAGGTAGCTGCCGACAGAGGTGCCTCCTCTGCCCCTCATCACACACGTGATCTGGGGCAGCGGTAAAGGGGGCACGCACAGCGTGCAACCAAAAGCAAAATACGCGGGCTGTGAAAGTAAATACAGAAGGAGCAGCTCTAGGCTTTTAATAGTGCTAACCCTTGCACTTTTGCTGGAGACAAGTAGCTGCATGGATATGGAGGGATCTACAAATAACATAATTAGGCATTAAAAGGGGGGTGTCCCTCGAGTGCAGTGCTGTGTCTGCATTTAACGGAGCCGTGCTGTAGTTATGCTAACGCTCAAGGCCGCAGTGCGTGTGTAGGTTTTACAGCTGTAATTTGTTGCTTGAAAATCTCGGACCTGCAAAGCTTAGCAGCATGGCTACAGAGTAGAATTTACTTGGGAAATATGAGCTAAAAACagctcaaggaaaataaaatgtactttttttttaaattgaaaagcagAACAATCTTTTCCCTATTTGCAGGctgagaacagcaacaaaaatatcaGTTCCAAGGAAGAGCTACAATTTAACATCGCTGAATTAAGTGGCACAATTGTGAAGCAAGGATTCTTAGTGAAGCAGGTAAATACAGTTTTTGAACCTTCTCTGGGAAATAAGAAAAACGACAGCTCTTAGGACTTCctagaaaataaatgtgatttatgCAAGCACGCCTGGGGAGTTGTGGCAAGCAGAGATAACTTTGCCTGTCAGCACTACTATCAGAGCTCGTGTGGTGAAGAGTATCTAGTTATAAAGACGTAAGCTATGGAACTTGCTGCTCAGGCAGGATTCAGTAGATATTCTGTATATATTGAGTGTAAACTGGAAGGTATGAAACCGTATCAAAAGCAAGAGTCCCACACAAACTCCAAATCCCAGCAGAGGCATTATATTCACTTCCAAGCAGATCCACTGTTCCTGTGGTCTAACCAGTCCCACGTGGGTCGTGTGAGCAGCTACAGTGTTCTGCTGGCCATAGACAAATTTCAAGGCTGAGTAGACTGACATTTGCATGAAGCGGACATTAACCTGTGGACGGTCACTCATGTACACATGGATGCTCTAGAGGTGGTGAGACCCGTTTTCTTTGGGCATAATTACCTGCTAGCAGTAACTGTTTACAGGATCCCACCCTTAGGCTGCAAGATTTAGTTTCTCACCCTTGCTATGAACAAGATGAGGATCAATCACGCATAACGTAGCCacctgcagggctggtggggagccGGGTGTCAGGGGCCACTGGGGGATCCCCACGGGGCTGACAGGGCAGCACCCCCGTCACCACGGGACGTGAGAGCTGCCCAGGAACCTCTGCCCATGGTCAGGAGCGGTAAGGGGCAGCCCCCAGCGGACCCAGCACCGGACCCCGGGAGCTGGGGGATGCTCTCAGGGCCTGTGCCAGGCGTGCAGTGCTGCCCTGCACCGTCAGcagctgagagggctggggggggaaagggTGAAGAGCTGCAAAAGGACCTGGCATAACCTCTTCAGAGCACGCACAGCATGGGTTTTTAATCCAAGACCCatatttaatctgaaattaaGAGCAAGAATCAGGTATATAATCACTTGGTCCTGTCACTCTGCTTTCTTGGTTCTCAGCACAAGGAAGGGAGAGAGTAAAGAATTATCCTTCTATGAAGAAGGATGTTAAGCAGAAAATCCTGGGAGTTActaaaatgtcagaaaattttttcctctgttagcTCCAAACCCTCTTTTTTCGGTACCTATTTAGGTCCCCCCTACAGCCTGCAGGAAAATGGCCATTGCAGAAGGTATTTACTGGTGGTAACTTTAATTCTGTTGCTTTGCAGGGGCACAAGAGGAAAAACTGGAAGGTGAGGAAATTTGTCTTGAGAGCTGATCCTGCTTTTTTGCACTACTATGACCCCACTAAGGTATGTGAGTGGGGAATTACTGCCCCCAGGAATCCTCTCATAGACCTAAACATTATAATGAAAATACAGTTATGGTGTAAATGTTTCTCTCACCCAAATCCACTTCCATGTTTCTCTATCCATTTCCTGGGGAATGAGACATCTCTGGCCTTACCCTGGGAGGTCGTCCTTGTAGGATTTTCTATCCCTGCATCTTCCCTCCTGTCTTTTCCCCAGTGAGATTCCTTTTCCTTAGCCAAGGGGCAGCAGTCTTCTTGGGATCAGTCTTTTGCTGTACCCACACAGTCTGGGACTGTGCTCCTGCAGGGATTCATCCTGGGCTGTGATCGTTCTGGGCTGACATCCCACCACTTGAGAGTCATGCTGCTACTGAGATTTTTTACATTCTTATTCCACCATTGAATAGGGTCTCCTTGATGCTTAAGTATTTATAGGAATTTCTGCTATTTAAACTTGCTCAGAGAatagtaaaatttattttcatggatATAATAATCAATGTGAGCAACCCAGAGGGCATGTGGATCCATCAGCCCTGGATACATAGGGTACCACAAAGCCCAACAGGTTGCTAAAAGAACATGTATAAAAATGCTTTATgtgacttttaaagaaaacacaaacaacataACAGTGAAAAGAGCTTATAGAGCTCATTCATTTTTTGTTGACTGtttctttgtggggtttttctgcactgaaattaACACTTGTAATGCTATAAACTCAAACTGCAGAATCTGAAGATCAGACAAGAGAGCCAGCCTACTAGTGAAAGCAGTCAATATTTTCCCGCGCAGCAAGCTAAAAACTtgcagaaatatctttttttttaatatgggttGTTATTGATAAGACTATAAATAAGTTTGAAATATGATTGTTGGCTGACCCTTGTGCTTTTAATTGATCTCCACCATTCCCAGCTATCTCAGAGAAATATCTGAGACTGAAATAACATAGTAATGCATTTAATTGCATGTCCAAATTGACTTATCTTGTGGCGTGGATGATTTATATCTGGAAAGACTGGCATTACAACTCCACcttcataaaaataattgatGTGCTCTGGGAAATTATTCTAATGATGATATTTTCCAGATAAgcctcatttcctttttctttgcaggaagaaaacagaccGGTAGGTGGATTTTCTCTTCGTGGCTGTCTTGTCTCAGCTCTGGAGGACAACGGAGTCCCAGCAGGTAAGCATGAGTCTCTAAACTTTCATACATATGTATTTATGCCATAGCAATACAGTCTTTGGGTGTGGGTTTATGTGTATGGCTGTCTGTATGCACAAGTGTGGTGATCTTTCCTCTCCCCTTGCAAGCAACAGAACAGGCGTATCATAAAAAATCCCCATACTGCTGGGTTGTCCATAccagaggggattttttttaagcGTTATTTCCACATATCTTGGATGTTTCCCTTTTTATGGCCCTTTCTCAGTCAAATGACCTCTGAGACAGTCCTAAGACACTGATTAATATTCCAGAGTTAACAGACAAAGAGGAAACACTGTCTTTTTGGAAGCTGTTTAACTCTAAGTCTTGAGGCATCCCCTGATGCCATCCCTTTTCTGTGTGTCCTTTCTGCTTATGctattgccttttcctttttgatcTGCTAGAACCCAAATGCAGGGGAGGCATAAAGACAGCAATACAAAAAACAGCTCTGCAAGTGAAAATGCTTAGCTTAGGCATTCGTCTAGAACCTCAGCCACACAGATAAGTGTTTCTGCTgttaaagcagtttattttctgaCAGTAAGCACAATGTGTGGATCTCGAATAAGGAGCATCTttctaaagacaaaagaaattccgtgattctgtgagagGGTTTGAAAAAGATACAGATGAGGGTGGGGTGCCATGAGGAACAACAGAGCTCCTTGACAAGAGGAACTCAAAGATGGGCAGGAGCAAATCTAATCTACTGCACAAACTGGTAGGGAGTTTATCCCTCTATGGTGTAACTCAAGTAAGAGTCTTCATCTAAACAGCAGATATTTCATATATGAAGCGTAGTAGTTCAGACAGTCTGTGTGAACAGGGGTGTCTGTACTATATTTTGCAGAAGGGAAATCAAAGACACAAGAGCTTTAGATGTCTTATCCATAATGAAATGGAAAGGTCTGAGACC encodes:
- the PLEK2 gene encoding pleckstrin-2 yields the protein MSLVYLHTSFLLKFNSDVQNTRDRLPRLGRFSVRSRLSSLLATMQEAAGVLKEGFLVKRGHVVRNWKVRWFVLLQDKLLYYKIEGGKKEPHPKGRILLDGCTITCPCLEYENRPLLIKLKTKTNTDYFLECCSREERDSWALDITGAIHAGHPVQVQELHKMKNSFKLLENISLHHIVEKMCDNSTGIKLTRNLEQGNRYKETFTGSALVDWLISHSFAVSRFEAVTLASMLMEENFIKPVGARSTEAMRFSDLSEQFLDDSTALYMFAENSNKNISSKEELQFNIAELSGTIVKQGFLVKQGHKRKNWKVRKFVLRADPAFLHYYDPTKEENRPVGGFSLRGCLVSALEDNGVPAGVKGNVQGNLFKIITKNDVHYYIQASSKAERTQWIEAIKPLT